The following proteins come from a genomic window of Thermoanaerobaculia bacterium:
- a CDS encoding beta-lactamase family protein encodes MLRLPCALLLGALLARGAALHADAVDDYLAREMALRKIPGLGLAVARDGEVVRVSTYGLANVETGTPVAAESVFAIASLDKQVTAAALVKAAELGKLGLDDPVSQWVDIVLTGATLRQLVSHLSGLPDDTVPSFEGRYLTDYTSEQLLRQAQGLVPVAPPGRRFLYSDTGLLLAQLATEKAVGEPWWDFVRRTLFVPAGMATPVSMTPALLLPHRVSAYTLDGSGELVRDRRLDTDFGPLYSDLGMTVADFARFLAAQDGERLLSRGGVAELTTPSRLADGSPAGEIFQWSRYGLGVGLDDLLGEPVTLHSGHSGVGFVRLPRRRLTVVVFTNLEHPAGSDPVGLAIGVAGWLEPVLALSALAPLQPPPDPALARRLRSDYEDFLTGQAALERYAPALVLPAWEGSPGLAGRLPRLGELQAFEVLRDAPLDGERTLLCRARHASGTIYWRVSLDPRGERITRLVWWHV; translated from the coding sequence ATGCTTCGACTTCCCTGCGCCCTGCTGCTCGGCGCGCTGCTCGCCAGAGGCGCCGCGCTCCACGCCGATGCCGTCGACGACTATCTCGCGCGCGAGATGGCACTGCGCAAGATCCCCGGCCTCGGACTTGCCGTAGCGCGTGACGGCGAGGTCGTCCGGGTCTCGACCTACGGCCTGGCCAACGTCGAGACCGGCACTCCGGTCGCCGCCGAGTCGGTCTTCGCGATCGCCTCGCTCGACAAGCAGGTGACCGCCGCGGCGCTGGTGAAAGCGGCGGAGCTCGGCAAGCTCGGGCTCGATGATCCGGTTTCGCAGTGGGTGGACATCGTCCTGACCGGCGCGACGCTGCGGCAGCTGGTCTCCCACCTCTCGGGCCTGCCCGACGACACCGTGCCGTCCTTCGAGGGTCGCTACCTGACCGACTACACGAGCGAGCAGCTCCTCCGCCAGGCGCAGGGTCTCGTTCCGGTCGCCCCGCCCGGGCGACGCTTCCTCTACTCCGACACCGGTCTCCTCCTCGCCCAGCTCGCGACCGAGAAGGCGGTGGGCGAGCCGTGGTGGGATTTCGTCCGCCGGACCCTCTTCGTTCCGGCCGGCATGGCGACCCCGGTCTCGATGACCCCGGCGCTCCTGCTGCCGCATCGGGTCTCGGCCTACACACTGGACGGCAGCGGTGAGCTCGTGCGCGACCGGCGCCTGGATACCGATTTCGGGCCGCTCTACTCCGACCTCGGGATGACGGTCGCGGACTTCGCGCGCTTCCTCGCCGCTCAGGACGGCGAGCGCCTGCTCTCACGCGGTGGCGTGGCGGAGCTCACGACGCCGTCGCGGCTCGCCGACGGTTCACCCGCGGGAGAGATCTTCCAGTGGAGCCGTTACGGCCTCGGTGTCGGCCTCGACGATCTTCTCGGCGAACCGGTGACACTGCATTCCGGACACAGCGGTGTCGGATTCGTGCGGCTGCCGCGGCGCCGGCTTACGGTGGTGGTCTTCACCAACCTGGAGCATCCCGCCGGGAGCGACCCCGTCGGCCTCGCGATCGGTGTCGCCGGCTGGCTCGAGCCGGTGCTCGCGCTCTCGGCGCTCGCGCCCCTTCAACCGCCGCCCGACCCCGCTCTCGCGCGCCGTCTGCGCTCCGACTACGAGGACTTTCTGACCGGCCAGGCCGCCCTCGAGCGCTATGCGCCGGCTCTCGTGCTGCCAGCCTGGGAAGGCTCTCCAGGTCTCGCTGGACGCCTGCCCCGGCTGGGGGAGTTGCAGGCGTTCGAGGTCTTGCGCGACGCCCCCCTCGACGGCGAGCGAACACTCCTCTGCCGCGCCCGGCACGCAAGCGGCACGATCTACTGGCGGGTGAGCCTCGACCCGCGCGGCGAGCGCATCACCCGCCTCGTCTGGTGGCACGTCTAG
- a CDS encoding GIY-YIG nuclease family protein, whose product MPYVYLLRCRDGSLYTGAAVDIERRLREHLAGKASRYTRSRLPVELAWVCEVATWSAALVEEARIKALPRRAKLQLLMTPSVTIPEASPVPDDPPE is encoded by the coding sequence ATGCCCTACGTCTACCTCCTGCGCTGCCGCGACGGTTCGCTCTACACCGGCGCTGCGGTCGATATCGAACGTCGCCTTCGCGAGCACCTGGCCGGCAAGGCATCGCGCTATACGCGATCGCGCCTGCCGGTGGAGCTCGCCTGGGTCTGCGAAGTCGCGACCTGGAGCGCCGCCCTCGTCGAAGAGGCCCGCATCAAGGCGCTGCCGCGCCGCGCCAAGCTGCAGTTGTTGATGACGCCGTCGGTGACGATCCCCGAGGCGTCGCCGGTCCCGGACGACCCGCCGGAGTGA
- a CDS encoding dienelactone hydrolase family protein translates to MRLADPHAEMPVLTAGAPLAEASAAVVLVHGRGATAEDILGFAGPLAQPGVAFLAPQAADHTWYPQRFLAPLAVNEPWLSSALGKLATLRDGLAAAGIADDRIVWLGFSQGACLASEFVARHPRRWGGLVAAVGGRIGPQGMEFEDPGDLAGTPVYLGCGDPDPHIPWPRVEESAAAFARQNAEVTLRRYPGFPHSVHPEAVAFARRLLEALAT, encoded by the coding sequence ATGAGGCTTGCCGATCCGCACGCGGAGATGCCGGTGCTCACCGCCGGGGCGCCGCTCGCCGAGGCCTCCGCCGCAGTCGTCCTCGTGCATGGCCGCGGCGCTACGGCGGAGGACATTCTCGGCTTCGCCGGTCCGCTGGCGCAGCCGGGAGTGGCTTTCCTCGCGCCGCAGGCGGCCGACCACACCTGGTATCCGCAGCGCTTCCTCGCCCCGCTGGCGGTGAACGAGCCCTGGCTCTCCTCGGCGCTCGGCAAGCTCGCGACCCTGCGCGACGGTCTCGCCGCCGCGGGAATTGCGGACGACCGGATCGTCTGGCTCGGCTTCTCCCAAGGGGCCTGCCTGGCGAGCGAGTTCGTGGCGCGTCATCCGCGGCGGTGGGGCGGCCTCGTCGCCGCGGTCGGCGGGCGCATCGGCCCGCAGGGCATGGAGTTCGAGGATCCGGGCGATCTCGCGGGCACGCCGGTCTACCTGGGCTGCGGCGACCCCGATCCGCACATTCCCTGGCCGCGGGTGGAGGAGAGCGCCGCGGCTTTCGCTCGGCAGAACGCTGAAGTCACCCTGCGACGCTATCCGGGTTTTCCACACTCCGTACATCCGGAGGCGGTCGCCTTCGCTCGCCGCCTGCTGGAGGCCCTCGCCACCTAG
- a CDS encoding fibronectin type III domain-containing protein: protein MTRLSPALSTRTVAATRSTAGRVWKRGLTLGALALGLLAAPALAETQASTQLSEGLPFSDVSFTTTRPQISPDGQFAVYRQDAVTDGAFDLWSVRMDGSSAPVRLSDPLTATQGQFLTFEISPDSSRVVYAVDQDTTGKTELYSVPIDGGPVTRISTNMGADRDVIGFKISPTSDRVFYYSDDFDWTEYDLYSVPIDGPGSASVQLNDPLPGEHDVDGFQVSPDGETVIYRQGRNTTGLWRLWSVPATGGEPFIISGDGAKIYFQITPDSSRVLLLDDATFPGSFDLFSVKLDGTELMKISTGIAANYSIEPSFLISPGGSRVVFRGATPTSQKFELFSVPVAGGTVVRLNGTLGTNEDVEPGFSISPNGSRVVYRSDEDVDDVIDLWSVPLAGGTPTRLNSALVAGGDVLGASLAPLSQDPVISADSARVVYMADQAVDTLNELWSVPIAGGLVSKLNRTLTVGGDVQAFKISPNSAWVVYGADQDADTLDELLAVQITGGAVQDLNGPLVIGGDVSLKFVQTVLFDISSNGLDVLYPADETTNDQIELYTASIAGTPNPPTAVVAAAGNAQATVSFAPPTSTGGSPILGYTVTSNPPGGTDSNAGSTGLAHVVTGLVNGTPYTFTVTATNSFGTSAPSAPSPSVTPATVPGAPTGAVAIPRNHSADVAFTAPASDGGNAITGYTVVSNPPGGIDLEQGTLSLNHLVSGLTNGVGYTFTVVAVNNVGSSLASVPSTSVVPGCETEVSANVFCDGVESSDTTSWSLTANPPGAPTGAAASAGISTVIVTFVAPTDSGGSAITGYTVTSLPAGGVDSDAGSLALSHVITGLASGTPYTFTVTAANSFGTGPASAPSNSVALPTVPTAPLAPVAVGGDTSATVTFVAPLSDGGSPITGYTVTSDPAGGIDDDAGTTGLIHNISGLVNGTPYTFTVTATNLVGTSVASKASNEVTPSTN, encoded by the coding sequence GTGACTCGTCTCTCCCCCGCTCTGAGCACTCGAACTGTTGCAGCGACCCGGTCGACCGCGGGTCGTGTCTGGAAGAGAGGCCTCACCCTCGGTGCGCTGGCTCTCGGCCTCCTGGCCGCTCCCGCCCTGGCCGAGACGCAGGCCTCGACGCAGCTGAGCGAGGGGTTGCCGTTCAGCGACGTCAGCTTCACGACCACGCGTCCCCAGATCAGTCCCGACGGCCAGTTCGCCGTCTACCGGCAGGACGCGGTGACCGATGGCGCCTTCGACCTCTGGAGCGTCCGGATGGACGGCAGCAGCGCGCCGGTGCGCCTCTCGGATCCGCTGACCGCGACGCAAGGCCAGTTCCTGACCTTCGAGATCAGCCCCGACAGCTCCCGTGTCGTCTACGCCGTCGACCAGGATACGACCGGCAAGACGGAGCTCTACAGCGTGCCGATCGACGGCGGCCCGGTGACCCGGATCAGCACGAACATGGGCGCCGACCGCGACGTCATCGGCTTCAAGATTTCGCCGACGAGCGACCGGGTCTTCTACTACTCCGACGACTTCGACTGGACGGAGTACGACCTCTACAGCGTTCCCATCGACGGCCCCGGCAGCGCCTCGGTACAGCTGAACGATCCGTTGCCGGGAGAGCACGACGTCGACGGCTTCCAGGTCAGCCCGGACGGCGAGACCGTGATCTACCGTCAGGGGCGAAACACGACCGGACTCTGGCGGCTCTGGAGCGTGCCGGCGACCGGCGGTGAGCCGTTCATCATCAGCGGCGACGGCGCCAAGATCTACTTCCAGATCACCCCGGACAGCAGCCGCGTGCTCCTGCTGGACGATGCGACGTTCCCCGGGAGCTTCGACCTCTTCTCCGTGAAGCTCGACGGGACCGAACTGATGAAGATCAGCACGGGTATTGCCGCCAACTATTCGATCGAGCCGAGCTTTCTGATCAGCCCCGGGGGCTCGCGGGTCGTCTTCCGCGGCGCGACGCCGACGAGCCAGAAGTTCGAGCTCTTCAGCGTCCCGGTCGCCGGCGGCACAGTCGTTCGCCTGAACGGCACCCTCGGGACCAACGAGGATGTCGAGCCGGGCTTCTCGATCAGCCCCAACGGCAGCCGGGTCGTCTACCGCTCGGACGAAGACGTGGACGACGTCATCGACCTCTGGAGCGTGCCGCTTGCCGGTGGCACACCGACCCGGCTCAACAGCGCGCTGGTCGCCGGCGGCGACGTTCTCGGCGCGAGCCTCGCACCGCTCAGTCAGGACCCAGTGATCAGCGCCGACAGTGCCCGCGTCGTCTACATGGCCGACCAGGCGGTCGACACGTTGAACGAGCTCTGGAGCGTTCCGATCGCCGGCGGCCTGGTTTCGAAGCTCAACCGGACGCTGACCGTCGGCGGCGACGTGCAGGCCTTCAAGATCAGCCCGAACAGCGCCTGGGTGGTCTACGGCGCCGACCAGGACGCCGACACCCTCGACGAGTTGCTCGCCGTGCAGATCACCGGTGGCGCGGTCCAGGATCTGAACGGTCCGCTGGTCATCGGGGGCGACGTTTCGCTCAAGTTCGTGCAGACCGTGCTCTTCGACATCTCTTCGAACGGCCTCGACGTGCTCTATCCCGCCGACGAGACCACGAACGACCAGATCGAGCTCTACACCGCGAGCATCGCCGGTACGCCGAACCCGCCGACGGCGGTCGTCGCCGCGGCCGGCAACGCCCAGGCGACGGTCAGCTTCGCGCCGCCCACCTCCACCGGCGGCAGCCCCATCCTCGGTTACACGGTGACCTCGAATCCGCCGGGGGGCACCGACTCCAACGCCGGCAGTACCGGGCTCGCGCATGTCGTGACCGGACTGGTGAACGGCACGCCCTACACGTTCACCGTCACCGCCACGAACTCCTTCGGTACGAGCGCGCCCTCGGCGCCGTCTCCCAGCGTGACGCCGGCGACCGTGCCGGGCGCGCCGACCGGGGCCGTCGCGATTCCACGCAACCACTCCGCAGACGTCGCATTCACCGCCCCGGCGAGCGACGGCGGCAACGCGATCACCGGTTACACGGTGGTCTCCAATCCGCCCGGAGGTATCGATCTCGAGCAGGGCACCCTCAGCCTGAATCACCTCGTCTCGGGCCTGACCAACGGCGTCGGATATACCTTTACGGTCGTGGCCGTGAACAATGTCGGATCGAGCCTGGCCTCGGTGCCCTCGACCTCGGTCGTGCCGGGCTGCGAGACCGAGGTCTCCGCGAACGTCTTCTGCGACGGGGTCGAGTCGAGCGACACAACGAGCTGGAGCCTCACGGCCAACCCGCCGGGCGCGCCCACGGGCGCCGCGGCGAGCGCCGGCATCTCCACGGTGATCGTGACCTTCGTGGCGCCGACGGACAGCGGCGGCAGTGCCATCACCGGCTACACGGTGACCTCGCTGCCGGCGGGTGGAGTGGACAGCGATGCCGGCAGCCTCGCGCTCTCGCACGTCATCACGGGTCTCGCGAGCGGCACCCCCTACACCTTCACGGTGACGGCGGCCAACTCCTTCGGGACGGGTCCGGCCTCGGCGCCGTCGAACAGCGTCGCACTGCCGACCGTGCCGACCGCGCCGCTCGCGCCCGTCGCCGTAGGCGGCGACACCTCGGCGACGGTGACGTTCGTGGCCCCGCTCTCCGACGGGGGCAGCCCGATCACCGGCTATACCGTGACCTCGGATCCCGCCGGCGGCATCGATGACGACGCCGGCACGACCGGGCTCATCCATAACATCTCCGGACTCGTCAACGGCACCCCCTACACCTTCACCGTGACGGCGACGAACCTCGTTGGCACGAGCGTCGCCTCGAAGGCCTCGAACGAGGTCACGCCCTCTACGAACTGA
- a CDS encoding HEAT repeat domain-containing protein has translation MSSMRRAIALLLMFSLAFPLAPTLAAQEDGPADPLVELLDARELKNTKNPVVASFLAGEGAALLPEELRERALQQLRGALKGQTSFMGLMLAGMGGVMGSDAMKKQQQAANQLSPGKLMAGAALGISPVTGPAPSGDEMQRAMQQALTDPWVRGIEAAAALDRLGDGNAAARFYVQCLAFLPQDWVPAACLEGILDLGPERAERLLSWMLAEAESITESSPGEAGAGLGPGGVPSLESGSAGKKARKGDPLPGTVQVRNAALAGLGFLIGGGGLAAEPAGAAFQSLLSYSQGKSNEPYYRGAAAGLGRSRDARAVEPLRRLAKWRRDPDTKQTALRALAVGFADEAAKRQLRQELDDADPEEQLRAAQALYETGDAAAFAWAVDVITQRRSTDTRKQDIRAQVVRDLVELGGAPARAALARALAEGPGNDWLVAWTQVALLELGDLSRLPDVEAALARDDWRLDPRGFRSIWRAISPFVQAAAGILLSGGLGAMTAVQQIQKAVQLVGNFAAGERGRFLARSDAQQGATAQLRWQAAEAFAAAQPRNALPLLERLLEDDAAPVRMSAALALAQLSEPKALDSLVRAFALDFGTENGVSRSPEVRAALLRAAWLRDARAPATREMARLASTDPDGALRFIGIAILRPTV, from the coding sequence GTGAGCTCCATGCGTCGCGCGATCGCCTTGCTCCTCATGTTCTCCCTCGCCTTCCCGCTGGCGCCGACGCTCGCCGCCCAGGAAGACGGCCCGGCCGATCCGCTCGTCGAGCTGCTGGACGCCCGCGAGCTCAAGAACACGAAGAACCCGGTGGTGGCGAGCTTCCTCGCTGGCGAAGGTGCCGCGCTCCTGCCCGAGGAGCTCCGCGAACGCGCCCTGCAGCAGTTGCGCGGCGCGCTCAAGGGGCAGACCAGCTTCATGGGCCTCATGCTCGCCGGCATGGGCGGCGTGATGGGCAGCGACGCGATGAAGAAGCAGCAGCAGGCTGCAAACCAGCTCTCGCCGGGGAAGCTCATGGCGGGGGCCGCTCTCGGGATCTCTCCCGTCACCGGCCCGGCACCTTCGGGCGACGAGATGCAGCGCGCGATGCAGCAGGCGCTGACCGATCCCTGGGTGCGCGGTATCGAGGCCGCCGCGGCGCTCGATCGTCTGGGCGATGGCAACGCCGCGGCGCGCTTCTACGTCCAGTGTCTCGCCTTTCTGCCTCAGGACTGGGTGCCTGCCGCGTGCCTCGAAGGGATCCTGGACCTGGGTCCCGAGCGCGCCGAGAGGCTCCTCTCCTGGATGCTCGCCGAGGCCGAGTCGATCACCGAGTCGTCACCCGGCGAAGCCGGCGCCGGCCTCGGGCCTGGCGGAGTCCCGAGCCTCGAGTCGGGGTCGGCCGGCAAGAAGGCGCGCAAGGGGGATCCGCTGCCGGGAACCGTCCAGGTCCGCAACGCTGCGCTCGCCGGCCTCGGCTTCCTGATCGGCGGCGGCGGCCTCGCAGCCGAGCCCGCCGGCGCCGCCTTCCAGTCGCTGCTCTCGTACAGCCAGGGGAAGTCGAACGAGCCGTACTATCGGGGCGCGGCGGCCGGGCTCGGGCGGTCGCGCGACGCGCGCGCCGTGGAGCCGCTGCGGCGGCTCGCCAAATGGCGCAGAGACCCGGACACCAAACAGACCGCCCTGCGTGCGCTCGCCGTCGGGTTCGCCGACGAGGCGGCGAAGCGCCAGCTGCGCCAGGAGTTGGACGACGCCGACCCGGAGGAGCAGCTGCGCGCCGCACAGGCGCTCTACGAGACCGGCGACGCAGCGGCTTTCGCCTGGGCGGTCGACGTCATCACGCAGCGACGCTCGACCGATACCAGGAAGCAGGACATCCGCGCCCAGGTGGTGCGCGACCTCGTCGAGCTCGGCGGCGCGCCGGCGAGAGCGGCGCTCGCCCGCGCCCTCGCCGAAGGCCCGGGGAACGACTGGCTCGTCGCCTGGACGCAGGTGGCTCTCCTCGAGCTCGGCGATCTCTCGCGGCTGCCGGACGTCGAGGCGGCCCTCGCCAGGGACGATTGGCGCCTCGACCCGCGCGGCTTCCGCTCCATCTGGCGGGCGATCTCGCCGTTCGTGCAGGCGGCGGCCGGCATCCTGCTCTCCGGCGGCCTCGGGGCGATGACCGCCGTGCAGCAGATCCAGAAGGCGGTGCAGCTCGTCGGCAACTTCGCCGCCGGCGAACGCGGCCGCTTCCTGGCCAGGTCCGACGCGCAGCAGGGGGCGACCGCCCAACTGCGCTGGCAGGCGGCCGAGGCGTTCGCGGCCGCGCAACCCAGGAACGCCCTACCCCTGCTCGAGAGGCTCCTCGAGGACGACGCCGCGCCGGTGCGGATGAGTGCTGCGCTCGCCCTCGCCCAACTCTCCGAGCCGAAGGCGCTCGACAGCCTGGTGCGCGCCTTCGCCCTCGACTTCGGCACCGAGAACGGCGTCTCCCGCTCTCCCGAAGTGCGCGCCGCATTGCTGCGCGCCGCCTGGCTTCGCGATGCGCGCGCCCCGGCGACCCGTGAAATGGCTCGCCTCGCCTCGACCGACCCCGACGGCGCCCTGCGTTTCATCGGCATCGCCATTCTCCGCCCGACGGTCTGA
- a CDS encoding carbon-nitrogen hydrolase family protein, which produces MSERLRVGALQYFIRPVTGFEQFADQVEGLVATAADYGVHLLVFPEYFTLQLLTLGNTRRPLPEQALDLAHQVPRFQELMRELAVRYGLHVVAGSIPSVGDSGALHNDCFIFGPDGRTSWQGKLHMTRWEREEWGIQPRRRLRIFSAPFGRFAVSICYDAEFPELARAAARRGADILVVPSCTDDRQGFLRVRYCAQARAIENQMFVVHACTVGSLPMVPAVSLNYGQASVLTPSDFAFARDGIRAEGAVNQEMMVVAELDLDDLRRSRESGTVLPLRDSATTSEVLADLEEISI; this is translated from the coding sequence ATGAGCGAGCGCCTGCGTGTCGGAGCCCTGCAGTACTTCATCCGCCCGGTCACGGGCTTCGAGCAGTTCGCCGATCAGGTCGAGGGCCTCGTCGCCACGGCGGCCGACTACGGCGTGCACCTTCTGGTCTTTCCCGAATACTTCACGCTGCAACTCCTGACTCTCGGGAATACCCGCCGGCCGCTCCCCGAGCAGGCGCTCGACCTCGCCCACCAGGTGCCACGGTTCCAGGAGCTCATGCGGGAGCTCGCGGTGCGTTACGGTCTCCACGTCGTCGCCGGCTCCATTCCGTCGGTGGGCGATTCCGGCGCGCTCCACAACGACTGCTTCATCTTCGGACCCGACGGCCGCACCTCCTGGCAGGGGAAGCTCCACATGACCCGCTGGGAGCGCGAGGAGTGGGGGATCCAGCCGCGACGGCGGCTGCGGATCTTCTCGGCGCCGTTCGGGCGGTTCGCGGTCTCGATCTGCTACGACGCCGAGTTTCCCGAACTGGCGCGGGCCGCGGCGCGGCGCGGCGCGGATATCCTGGTCGTTCCCAGCTGCACGGACGACCGCCAGGGCTTTCTCCGGGTGCGCTACTGCGCGCAGGCGCGGGCGATCGAAAACCAGATGTTCGTCGTTCATGCCTGTACCGTGGGGTCGCTTCCCATGGTTCCGGCGGTGTCGCTCAACTATGGCCAGGCGTCGGTGCTGACTCCGAGCGACTTCGCCTTTGCCCGCGACGGCATCCGCGCCGAGGGCGCCGTCAACCAGGAGATGATGGTCGTCGCCGAGCTCGACCTCGACGACCTTCGCCGGTCGCGGGAGAGCGGAACGGTGTTGCCCCTGCGCGACAGCGCGACCACCAGCGAGGTCCTCGCCGACCTCGAGGAGATCTCGATCTAA
- the mqnE gene encoding aminofutalosine synthase MqnE, whose protein sequence is MTTTLSPESFPPELRSLAAKVRDGVRLSAEDALLCFETPHVLALGRLANAVRRRMHGTTVFYNINRHINPTNVCVYTYNCKFCSYAAMKGEPHAWQMSHDEIYRQAADQGGNDVTEFHIVGGLHPDIDMAWYEEMLRGLKARFPKAHLKAFTAIEIGWFARREKLTIEEVLARLTAAGLGSLPGGGAEIFHPEVREIICDGKLDADEWIEVHRVAHRMGIKSNCTMLYGHVEKSHHKVDHLLRLRALQDENGGFNAFIPLAYHPENNYLGLKYHTTGLDDLRHIATARLVLDNIAHVKAYWVMVTPKLAQVALSFGADDLDGTVVRETIYHMAGAETAQMMPTSELERVVRAAGFTPVERDTLYNQIERAN, encoded by the coding sequence GTGACGACGACCCTTTCCCCCGAGTCCTTTCCGCCCGAATTGCGCTCGCTGGCGGCCAAAGTCCGAGACGGCGTGCGGCTCTCCGCCGAGGACGCCCTGCTCTGCTTCGAGACTCCCCATGTCCTGGCTCTCGGCCGGCTGGCGAACGCCGTGCGGCGCCGGATGCATGGCACGACCGTGTTCTACAACATCAACCGCCACATCAACCCGACCAACGTCTGCGTCTACACCTACAACTGCAAGTTCTGCAGCTACGCGGCGATGAAAGGCGAGCCCCACGCCTGGCAGATGTCCCACGACGAGATCTACCGCCAGGCGGCCGACCAGGGGGGCAACGACGTCACCGAGTTCCATATCGTCGGGGGGCTGCATCCCGACATCGACATGGCCTGGTACGAAGAGATGCTGCGCGGTCTCAAGGCGCGCTTCCCGAAGGCGCACCTCAAGGCCTTCACCGCCATCGAGATCGGCTGGTTCGCCCGGCGCGAGAAGCTCACGATCGAGGAGGTCCTGGCGCGTCTGACCGCCGCCGGCCTGGGTTCGCTGCCGGGAGGGGGGGCCGAGATCTTCCACCCCGAGGTGCGCGAGATCATCTGTGACGGCAAGCTCGACGCCGACGAGTGGATCGAAGTTCACCGGGTCGCCCATCGCATGGGGATCAAGAGCAACTGCACCATGCTCTACGGCCACGTCGAGAAGAGCCACCACAAGGTGGACCACCTGCTGCGTCTGCGGGCCCTGCAGGACGAGAACGGCGGGTTCAACGCCTTCATACCCCTCGCCTACCACCCCGAGAACAACTACCTGGGGTTGAAGTACCACACGACCGGGCTCGACGACCTGCGCCATATTGCGACGGCACGCCTCGTGCTAGACAACATCGCGCACGTCAAGGCCTACTGGGTCATGGTGACGCCCAAACTGGCGCAGGTGGCCCTTTCGTTCGGTGCAGACGATCTCGACGGAACGGTGGTGCGGGAGACCATCTACCACATGGCGGGTGCCGAAACGGCACAGATGATGCCGACGAGCGAGCTCGAACGGGTGGTCCGAGCAGCAGGTTTCACACCGGTCGAGCGGGATACGCTTTATAATCAGATAGAACGGGCGAATTGA
- a CDS encoding GNAT family N-acetyltransferase: MVRCLEATDFETMIAVCRRVYPTSRPWLEEQLASHLRVFPEGQLVAEDRESGELLGFASSLIVRWDDYAFDAEWREWTAGGYFTNHDPAGGRTLYGAEVMVAPARQRQGVGRLLYRARADLARRLGLRRIRAAARLRGYGARAAELSPEGYVERVVRGEIRDPTLSFQLSEGFRVLAVVAGYLRNDEESQGHAAIIEWLNPDESSPDRGGSSAAWPRSALGRSGPGC; encoded by the coding sequence GTGGTGCGGTGCCTCGAAGCGACCGACTTCGAGACCATGATTGCGGTCTGCCGGCGCGTCTATCCGACTTCCAGGCCGTGGCTCGAAGAACAGCTGGCGAGCCACCTCCGGGTTTTTCCCGAAGGACAGCTGGTCGCTGAGGACCGCGAGTCCGGCGAGCTGCTCGGCTTCGCCTCGTCGCTCATCGTGCGCTGGGACGACTACGCCTTCGATGCCGAGTGGCGCGAGTGGACGGCCGGCGGGTACTTCACGAACCACGATCCCGCCGGCGGCAGGACGCTCTACGGTGCCGAGGTCATGGTCGCTCCGGCGCGGCAACGCCAGGGGGTCGGTAGGCTCCTCTACCGGGCGCGCGCCGACCTGGCTCGCCGGCTCGGCCTGCGGCGCATCCGGGCCGCCGCAAGGCTGCGGGGCTACGGCGCCCGGGCTGCGGAGCTCTCGCCCGAGGGGTACGTCGAGCGCGTGGTCCGGGGCGAGATTCGCGACCCGACGCTCTCGTTCCAGTTGAGCGAGGGGTTCCGGGTGCTGGCAGTGGTCGCCGGCTACCTGCGCAACGACGAGGAGAGCCAGGGACATGCGGCGATCATCGAGTGGCTGAATCCGGACGAGAGCTCGCCGGACCGCGGGGGATCGAGTGCGGCGTGGCCCCGGTCGGCATTGGGGCGGTCCGGCCCGGGGTGTTAG